A region from the Azospirillaceae bacterium genome encodes:
- a CDS encoding NCS2 family permease: protein MLDRFFGLERHGTSTRTEILAGVTTFLTMAYIIFVNPQVLGKAGMDPGAVFVATCLASALGCFIMGLYANYPIALAPGMGLNAYFAYSVVGGMGYPWQVALGAVFLSGVGFTILSLLPVREAIVNAIPSGLKHAISAGIGLFLGLIALQNAGIVAAHPATMVTLGALGRPPALLACGGFLALVVLVARRVTGAVVIAILGTALIGMALGVTPMIHSPIALPPSPAPTLLQMDVAGAFKMGLTAIIFAFLFVDLFDTAGTLVGVSHRAGLLDDQGRLPRLKRALLADSLATTAGAALGTSTVTAYIESAAGTFAGGRTGLTAVVVGCLFLAALFLSPLAAAIPGYATAPALFYVACLMVRGLAEVEWDDVTESVPAVITAVAMPFTFSIADGIAFGLIAHCAIKALTGKGRELGWALPILAALFVLRFALA from the coding sequence TTGCTAGACCGTTTTTTCGGGCTGGAGCGTCATGGCACCAGCACGCGCACCGAGATCCTGGCCGGCGTCACCACCTTCCTGACCATGGCCTACATCATCTTCGTGAACCCCCAGGTGCTGGGCAAGGCCGGCATGGATCCGGGGGCGGTGTTCGTGGCCACCTGCCTGGCCTCCGCCCTGGGGTGTTTCATCATGGGGCTGTACGCCAATTATCCCATCGCCCTGGCGCCCGGCATGGGCCTGAACGCCTACTTCGCCTATTCGGTGGTGGGCGGTATGGGCTATCCCTGGCAGGTGGCGCTGGGTGCCGTGTTCCTGTCGGGCGTGGGCTTCACCATCCTCAGCCTGCTGCCGGTGCGCGAGGCCATCGTCAACGCCATCCCGTCGGGGCTGAAGCATGCCATTTCCGCGGGCATCGGCCTGTTCCTCGGCCTGATCGCCCTGCAGAACGCCGGCATCGTGGCGGCCCACCCCGCCACCATGGTGACCCTGGGCGCCCTGGGGCGGCCGCCGGCCCTGCTGGCCTGCGGCGGTTTCCTGGCCCTGGTGGTGCTGGTGGCCCGCCGGGTGACAGGGGCGGTGGTCATCGCCATCCTGGGCACCGCCCTGATCGGCATGGCGCTGGGTGTCACGCCCATGATCCACAGCCCCATCGCGCTACCGCCCAGCCCGGCGCCCACCCTATTGCAGATGGACGTGGCCGGCGCCTTCAAGATGGGGCTGACCGCCATCATCTTCGCCTTCCTGTTCGTCGATCTGTTCGACACCGCCGGCACGCTAGTGGGTGTGTCCCACCGCGCCGGCCTGCTGGACGACCAGGGTCGCCTGCCACGCCTCAAACGCGCGCTGCTGGCCGACAGCCTGGCCACCACCGCTGGCGCCGCTTTGGGCACCTCCACCGTCACCGCCTATATCGAGAGCGCCGCCGGCACCTTCGCCGGCGGGCGTACCGGCCTGACCGCCGTGGTGGTGGGCTGCCTGTTCCTGGCCGCCCTGTTCCTGTCGCCCCTGGCCGCGGCCATCCCGGGCTATGCCACGGCCCCCGCCCTGTTCTACGTCGCCTGCCTGATGGTGCGCGGCCTGGCGGAAGTCGAGTGGGATGACGTGACGGAGTCGGTGCCGGCCGTCATCACGGCGGTGGCCATGCCCTTCACCTTTTCCATCGCCGACGGCATCGCCTTTGGCCTGATCGCCCACTGCGCCATCAAGGCGCTGACAGGGAAAGGGCGGGAACTGGGCTGGGCGCTGCCCATTCTGGCAGCACTTTTCGTCCTGCGCTTCGCCCTGGCTTAA
- a CDS encoding VTT domain-containing protein, translating to MRLPGGRRALAALSLVLPLAMVAGVVLGRGGFGAGDLPAMAVASAQSMRATGTLGWVALVVIEVLVVASGVLPAALVGIAAGAVYGVGLGFPLAAASLMAGALLTFALTRSLFRPWVARLLPGRPRLTALDGLVAHDGWRLVCLLRVSPVMPFALTSYALGLSAIRTRAYLLGTLASLPALLGYVVAGQVAGALARDWNGGAAPWHLAGLALGALATVILTLRLGQLARRAGLMGGAQNNSTISGTIHAP from the coding sequence ATGCGGTTGCCCGGGGGACGCCGCGCATTGGCGGCGTTAAGCCTTGTCCTGCCGTTGGCGATGGTCGCGGGTGTCGTGTTGGGGCGCGGCGGGTTTGGCGCCGGCGACTTGCCGGCCATGGCCGTGGCGTCGGCGCAGTCCATGCGCGCGACCGGCACCCTGGGCTGGGTGGCCTTGGTCGTGATTGAGGTGCTGGTCGTGGCCAGCGGCGTGTTGCCGGCGGCATTGGTCGGTATCGCGGCCGGCGCCGTTTATGGCGTGGGCCTGGGCTTTCCGTTGGCTGCGGCCAGCCTGATGGCCGGCGCCCTGCTTACCTTCGCGCTCACCCGGTCCCTGTTCCGGCCCTGGGTGGCGCGCCTGCTGCCCGGCCGGCCCCGCCTGACGGCGCTGGACGGTCTGGTCGCCCATGACGGCTGGCGGCTGGTCTGCCTGCTGCGGGTGTCGCCGGTCATGCCTTTCGCCCTGACCAGCTACGCCCTGGGCCTGTCCGCCATCCGGACGCGCGCCTACCTGCTGGGCACGCTGGCCTCGTTGCCGGCACTGCTGGGGTATGTGGTGGCGGGCCAGGTGGCGGGCGCCCTGGCCCGGGACTGGAACGGGGGTGCGGCCCCCTGGCATCTGGCCGGCCTTGCCCTGGGGGCCCTCGCCACCGTCATCCTCACCCTCCGTCTGGGCCAACTGGCCCGCCGCGCCGGCCTGATGGGCGGCGCCCAGAACAACAGCACGATCAGCGGTACGATCCATGCGCCTTAA
- a CDS encoding ribonuclease J codes for MIDDLLSPDALYFLPLGGSGEIGMNLNLYHHAGKWLMVDLGVSFGDDAAPGVDVVMPDPEFIAERREDLAGLVLTHAHEDHLGAVQYLWRELRCPVYATPFTAAVLRAKLRETDFSGLVQIIEVPLSGRFHVGPFDIELISLTHSIPEPNALVIRTAGGTVLHTGDWKLDPDPRVGAPVDVDALVALGHQGVTALVCDSTNATVPGTSGSEGTVAVGLEELIGRYPDRRVAIACFATNVARLHSIAKAAAAHDRQVGLVGRSLRRINEAARATGYLKDLPPFVSEHDVGYLPREAQVLICTGSQGEPRAALARIAEGDHPEIDLEPGDVVVFSSREIPGNEKAIAKVQNGLIRRGIEVVTASDADVHVSGHPARDELAQMYQWVRPQLAVPVHGEQRHLKAHADLALECQVPRALVPENGVVIRIGPGEPEIIGTVPSGKLCLDGRRLVPLGGNLLRTRNRMVHNGAAVVTLVLGQGGLLADPKMSVIGLLDEDDDAAFADGIIRAIRGAVEKLDATQWRDDAVVSEAARLAVRRTFHAAQGRKPVTEVHLVRV; via the coding sequence ATGATCGACGATCTGCTGTCCCCCGACGCCCTGTATTTCCTGCCGTTGGGTGGGTCCGGCGAAATCGGCATGAACCTCAACCTCTATCACCATGCCGGCAAGTGGTTGATGGTCGATCTGGGGGTCAGTTTCGGTGACGACGCCGCCCCCGGCGTCGATGTCGTCATGCCCGACCCGGAATTCATCGCCGAGCGGCGGGAGGATCTGGCCGGCCTGGTCCTGACCCACGCGCATGAGGATCACCTGGGTGCCGTGCAGTATCTGTGGAGGGAACTGCGCTGCCCCGTCTATGCGACGCCTTTCACTGCCGCCGTGCTGCGCGCCAAGCTGCGTGAGACGGATTTCAGCGGCCTGGTGCAGATCATCGAGGTGCCGCTGTCCGGCCGCTTCCATGTCGGGCCGTTCGACATCGAACTGATCAGCCTCACCCATTCCATCCCCGAGCCCAATGCCCTGGTCATCCGCACGGCCGGCGGCACGGTGCTGCACACCGGTGACTGGAAGCTGGACCCCGATCCCCGTGTCGGCGCCCCGGTGGATGTGGACGCCCTGGTCGCCCTGGGTCACCAGGGGGTCACCGCCCTGGTGTGCGACAGCACCAATGCCACCGTGCCCGGCACCTCGGGTTCCGAGGGCACCGTGGCCGTGGGGCTGGAGGAACTGATCGGGCGTTATCCCGACCGCCGCGTGGCCATCGCCTGCTTCGCCACCAACGTGGCGCGGCTGCATTCCATCGCCAAGGCAGCCGCCGCCCACGACCGCCAGGTCGGCCTGGTGGGCCGCAGCCTGCGCCGCATCAATGAGGCGGCCCGGGCCACCGGCTACCTGAAGGACCTGCCGCCCTTCGTGTCGGAACACGATGTGGGTTACCTGCCGCGCGAGGCCCAGGTGCTGATCTGCACCGGCAGCCAGGGCGAACCACGCGCCGCACTGGCCCGCATCGCCGAGGGCGACCACCCGGAAATCGATCTGGAGCCGGGCGACGTCGTTGTCTTTTCATCCCGCGAGATCCCCGGCAACGAGAAGGCCATCGCCAAGGTGCAGAACGGCCTGATCCGGCGGGGCATCGAGGTGGTGACCGCCAGTGACGCCGACGTCCATGTCTCCGGCCATCCCGCCCGCGATGAACTGGCGCAGATGTACCAGTGGGTGCGCCCGCAATTGGCGGTGCCGGTGCACGGTGAGCAGCGCCACCTGAAGGCCCACGCCGACCTGGCGCTGGAATGCCAGGTGCCGCGCGCCCTGGTGCCGGAGAACGGCGTCGTCATCCGCATCGGCCCGGGCGAGCCCGAGATCATCGGCACCGTGCCGTCGGGCAAGCTGTGCCTGGATGGCCGTCGCCTGGTGCCGCTGGGCGGCAACCTGCTGCGCACCCGCAACCGCATGGTCCACAACGGTGCCGCCGTGGTCACGCTGGTGCTGGGCCAGGGCGGCCTGCTGGCCGACCCCAAGATGTCGGTCATCGGTCTGCTGGATGAGGATGACGACGCGGCCTTCGCCGACGGCATCATCCGCGCCATCCGCGGGGCGGTGGAAAAGCTGGACGCCACCCAGTGGCGCGACGACGCCGTGGTCAGCGAGGCGGCCCGCCTGGCCGTGCGCCGCACCTTCCACGCCGCCCAGGGCCGCAAGCCCGTCACCGAGGTGCATCTGGTCCGGGTCTAG
- a CDS encoding LysR substrate-binding domain-containing protein — MDTALSTPFRPLDLDAVQAFVLVATLRSFTRAAEATGTTQSAISLKLKRLEDRLGQRLLERTPRQVRLSSQGAAFLEPARRLLAAHEQALAGLTEAPHRLVIGISDHVAGPDLPRLLAMLQGRDPTLVMEVRIAASRDLGGMLDRGELDAAILRLDPIADGGGIDPMAGEVLFHDPLRWFAAPGWEPPPGAPLPIATLAAPCGVRGHAARALDTAGIRWMEVFVGGGVAAVGAAVLAGLGVAALAPRAAPLGAVDVGATLDLPALPTAPVMLRATVSDRRSRAALATLVAAFRANA; from the coding sequence ATGGACACCGCACTCTCCACCCCCTTCCGCCCCTTGGACCTGGATGCCGTCCAGGCTTTCGTGCTGGTGGCCACACTGCGCAGTTTCACCCGCGCGGCCGAGGCCACGGGCACCACGCAATCCGCAATCAGCCTGAAGCTGAAGCGGCTAGAGGACAGGCTGGGTCAACGGTTGCTGGAACGCACGCCCCGCCAGGTCCGCCTGTCATCCCAGGGTGCCGCCTTCCTGGAACCGGCCCGCCGCCTGCTGGCGGCGCATGAGCAGGCGCTGGCCGGACTGACGGAGGCGCCGCATCGCCTGGTCATCGGCATCAGCGACCATGTCGCCGGCCCCGACCTGCCGCGATTGCTGGCCATGCTGCAGGGCCGCGACCCCACCCTGGTGATGGAGGTGCGCATCGCCGCGTCGCGTGACCTGGGCGGCATGCTGGACCGGGGGGAACTGGATGCCGCCATCCTGCGCCTGGACCCCATAGCCGATGGCGGCGGCATCGACCCCATGGCGGGAGAGGTGCTGTTCCACGATCCATTGCGCTGGTTCGCCGCCCCGGGGTGGGAACCACCACCGGGCGCGCCCCTGCCTATCGCCACGCTGGCCGCACCCTGCGGCGTGCGGGGCCATGCCGCCCGGGCGTTGGATACCGCCGGCATCCGCTGGATGGAGGTTTTCGTGGGGGGTGGCGTGGCGGCCGTGGGCGCCGCCGTGCTGGCGGGCCTGGGCGTCGCCGCCCTGGCGCCCCGTGCGGCACCGCTGGGCGCCGTGGATGTGGGCGCCACCCTGGACCTGCCCGCCCTGCCGACGGCGCCGGTGATGCTGCGTGCAACGGTCAGCGACCGCCGTTCCCGGGCGGCGCTGGCCACACTGGTGGCCGCCTTCCGCGCCAACGCTTGA
- a CDS encoding DUF115 domain-containing protein — MADADQALNGERVDFIAELPLSGDAIRAHIRHALGLALPEVAAGSLAGQAAMLVANGPSAHQAPLGPGRDRVSVALNGALGLFTARGLAPDYFVACDPQSLVADFLRALPARTTYLIASRCHPSVFDALRDRRVLLWHLDEDEAISEIGDRARIGAGLSVTNAALMLFHHMGARCLDIWGLDCSATADGVHHAGPGSIRGPYQPIRVGDRLFQSTPVWAAEAQQFLLHLHTIDADVTVNGDGMLAAILAEFGRRQAEA, encoded by the coding sequence ATGGCTGACGCTGATCAAGCCCTGAACGGCGAACGGGTGGACTTCATCGCCGAGTTGCCCCTGTCCGGCGATGCCATACGGGCCCACATCCGGCACGCGCTCGGCCTGGCGCTGCCGGAGGTGGCGGCGGGGTCGCTGGCCGGGCAGGCGGCGATGCTGGTGGCCAATGGCCCGTCCGCCCACCAGGCGCCGCTGGGTCCCGGCCGCGACCGGGTCAGCGTGGCGCTCAACGGCGCCCTGGGGCTGTTTACCGCCCGGGGCCTGGCGCCCGACTATTTCGTCGCCTGCGACCCCCAGTCCCTGGTGGCGGACTTCCTGCGGGCGCTCCCGGCGCGCACCACCTACCTGATCGCCAGCCGATGCCACCCGTCGGTGTTCGACGCGCTGCGCGACCGGCGCGTCCTGCTGTGGCATCTGGATGAGGATGAGGCGATCAGCGAAATCGGCGACCGGGCCCGTATCGGCGCCGGCCTGTCGGTCACCAACGCCGCGCTGATGCTGTTCCACCACATGGGCGCCCGCTGCCTGGACATCTGGGGGCTGGACTGCAGTGCCACGGCCGACGGCGTGCACCACGCTGGGCCCGGCAGCATCCGCGGGCCCTATCAGCCCATCCGCGTGGGCGACCGGCTGTTCCAGTCCACGCCGGTCTGGGCGGCGGAGGCGCAGCAATTCCTGCTGCACCTCCACACCATCGACGCCGACGTCACGGTCAACGGCGACGGCATGCTGGCCGCCATCCTGGCGGAATTCGGCCGGCGGCAGGCGGAAGCCTAG
- a CDS encoding glycosyltransferase family 2 protein, producing MLHDKKVAVVLPAYNAEKTLRQTYDEIPKDIVDDIILTDDASSDATVRLARDLGIHTLRHDRNRGYGGNQKTCYRAALDRGADIVIMLHPDYQYTPKLVTAMASMIASTEYDVVLASRILGKGALAGGMPLYKYVANRALTLAENWLVGQKLSEYHTGYRAWSREALSRLPLLRCSDDFVFDNQMLVQAIDQGLKIGEISCPTKYFPEASSINLRRSIIYGLGVLRTALSFRLHRMALVACPLFAPGGEGRVIDGRVADAS from the coding sequence ATGCTGCATGACAAGAAGGTCGCCGTCGTCCTGCCCGCCTACAACGCGGAAAAGACCCTTCGCCAGACCTATGACGAAATCCCGAAAGATATCGTTGACGACATCATTCTGACGGACGACGCCAGCTCCGATGCCACCGTGCGTCTGGCGCGCGACCTGGGCATCCATACCCTGCGGCATGACCGCAACCGGGGTTATGGCGGTAACCAGAAGACCTGCTATCGCGCGGCCCTGGACCGGGGCGCCGACATCGTCATCATGCTGCATCCGGACTACCAGTATACGCCCAAGCTGGTGACGGCCATGGCGTCCATGATCGCCTCGACGGAATACGATGTGGTCCTGGCCTCGCGCATCCTGGGCAAGGGCGCGCTGGCCGGCGGCATGCCCCTGTACAAATACGTGGCCAACCGCGCCCTTACCTTGGCGGAAAACTGGCTGGTGGGACAGAAGCTGTCGGAATACCACACCGGTTATCGCGCCTGGAGCCGTGAGGCCCTGTCCCGCCTGCCCCTGCTGCGCTGTTCCGATGATTTCGTGTTCGACAACCAGATGCTGGTCCAGGCCATCGACCAGGGCCTGAAGATCGGCGAGATTTCCTGCCCCACCAAGTACTTCCCCGAGGCCTCCAGCATCAACCTGCGGCGCAGCATCATCTATGGCCTGGGCGTCCTGCGGACGGCGCTGTCCTTCCGCCTGCATCGCATGGCCCTGGTCGCCTGCCCCCTGTTCGCCCCCGGTGGCGAGGGGCGTGTCATCGACGGCCGCGTGGCGGACGCCTCCTGA
- a CDS encoding DUF1467 family protein: protein MSLVTLAAIYFTVWWIVLFAVLPFGVRRDDSPQKGNDIGAPVITGLRRKFIWTSVISAVILLAVWALFHFGLLDYDRLFDPPGNAPS from the coding sequence ATGAGCCTGGTGACGCTGGCCGCGATCTATTTCACGGTGTGGTGGATCGTCCTGTTCGCGGTGCTGCCGTTCGGCGTGCGCCGGGATGACAGCCCACAAAAGGGCAATGATATCGGCGCGCCGGTCATTACCGGTCTGCGACGCAAATTCATCTGGACGAGTGTAATTTCTGCGGTAATCCTTTTGGCGGTTTGGGCCCTCTTTCACTTCGGCCTTTTGGACTATGATCGGCTGTTCGATCCCCCGGGCAACGCGCCTTCCTGA
- a CDS encoding DNA-3-methyladenine glycosylase I, whose amino-acid sequence MSGYCAAAVGHPLHGPYHDREHGWPTADEAVLFERLMLEINQAGLSWLVVLKKRPAFNAAFHGFDVDTVAAMGPEDVTRLMQDAGIVRNRLKIEAALHNARIVQGLRASHGGFAGWIAAHHPLTKAEWVKLFRRTFRFTGGEIVGEFLMSIGYLPLAHAQDCPVDRALAAAGQPWRQAVTAGFRY is encoded by the coding sequence ATGTCCGGATATTGCGCTGCCGCCGTCGGCCATCCCCTGCACGGGCCCTACCATGACCGGGAACACGGCTGGCCCACGGCGGATGAGGCGGTGCTGTTCGAACGCCTGATGTTGGAAATCAACCAGGCCGGACTGTCCTGGCTGGTGGTCCTGAAGAAGCGCCCGGCCTTCAACGCCGCGTTTCATGGCTTCGACGTGGACACGGTGGCGGCGATGGGTCCGGAGGACGTGACCCGGCTGATGCAGGACGCCGGCATCGTGCGCAACCGCCTGAAGATCGAGGCGGCGCTGCACAACGCCCGCATCGTCCAGGGGCTGCGCGCCAGCCATGGCGGTTTCGCCGGCTGGATCGCCGCCCATCATCCGCTGACCAAGGCCGAATGGGTGAAACTGTTCCGCCGCACCTTCCGCTTCACGGGCGGAGAGATCGTGGGAGAATTCCTGATGAGCATCGGCTACCTGCCGCTGGCGCATGCGCAGGACTGCCCGGTGGACCGGGCGTTGGCGGCGGCGGGCCAGCCGTGGCGCCAGGCGGTGACGGCCGGCTTCCGTTATTGA
- a CDS encoding DUF885 family protein, translating to MFNRRAFLAAGAASVALAAARPGLAAATPASAPTGDLNRLLDIFFQEDLRRSPEGTTLAGLDTGALAGLRGRLDDRSDAGRKAAAAARANQLKRLRALDRKSMTGIDGVNYDSVDYVLATAVDADTRFDFGSYDQQSPYVLCQLAGAYQSVPNFLDAHHPVENTADADAYLARLEAFAGALDTETEQFRRDSGSGVLAADFMLDTTLAQLRNLRVDVDQSGLVTSLGKRAMAAGLGGHYGAQAAKIYTDKVGPALDRQIAAVAAGRARATHDAGVWHIRDGADWYAQGLKASTTTTLSPDEIHKIGVDQGEEIRARLDTLLKAQGLSQGSVGERIKALRARPDSTYPNTDAGKTQLIADLQVKLDDMVSRLPRMFSDLPRATAQVKRVPAAIEDGAPLAYYESPPLEGNRVGTIYFNLHDTAEWPKWSLPSTLYHEGVPGHHLQGSIAQETPGIPQYRANMFFSGYGEGWALYAEQLADELGMYDSDPLGRIGYLKFLLFRAGRCVIDTGMHHKRWTREKAVDYMVDLTGDAPSAMTREVDRYCAWPGQACSYKIGHTMWNRLRDQSRKELGPKFDIHDFHRVALNSGAVPLDVLQGMVDGYIKNKKA from the coding sequence ATGTTCAATCGACGCGCCTTCCTGGCCGCCGGCGCCGCCTCCGTGGCGCTGGCCGCGGCCCGCCCTGGTCTTGCCGCCGCCACGCCGGCATCTGCCCCGACCGGTGACCTGAACCGGCTGCTGGACATTTTCTTCCAGGAAGATCTGCGCCGCAGCCCCGAGGGCACCACCCTGGCCGGACTGGACACCGGCGCCCTGGCCGGCCTGCGCGGCCGGCTGGATGACCGCAGCGATGCCGGGCGCAAGGCCGCCGCCGCCGCGCGGGCCAACCAGTTGAAGCGCCTGCGCGCCCTGGATCGCAAGTCGATGACCGGTATCGACGGTGTCAATTACGACAGCGTGGATTATGTGCTGGCCACGGCGGTGGATGCCGATACCAGGTTCGACTTCGGTTCGTACGACCAGCAGTCGCCCTATGTGTTGTGCCAGCTGGCCGGCGCCTACCAATCGGTGCCCAACTTCCTGGATGCCCATCACCCGGTGGAGAACACCGCCGATGCCGATGCCTATCTGGCGCGGCTTGAGGCCTTCGCCGGTGCGCTGGATACCGAGACCGAACAGTTCCGCCGTGATTCCGGCAGCGGCGTCCTGGCCGCCGACTTCATGTTGGACACCACGCTGGCCCAGTTGCGCAACCTGCGTGTCGACGTCGACCAGTCCGGCCTGGTGACCTCGCTGGGCAAGCGCGCCATGGCCGCGGGCCTGGGTGGGCATTACGGTGCCCAGGCCGCCAAGATCTATACGGACAAGGTGGGGCCGGCGCTGGACCGGCAGATCGCGGCCGTCGCCGCCGGCCGTGCCCGGGCCACGCACGACGCCGGCGTCTGGCACATACGGGACGGTGCCGACTGGTACGCCCAAGGCCTGAAGGCCAGCACCACCACCACCCTGTCCCCCGATGAGATCCACAAGATCGGCGTCGACCAGGGCGAGGAAATCCGTGCCCGCCTGGACACCTTGCTGAAGGCGCAGGGGCTGAGCCAGGGCTCGGTGGGTGAACGCATCAAGGCCCTGCGCGCCCGGCCCGACAGCACCTATCCGAACACTGACGCGGGCAAGACCCAGCTGATCGCCGATTTGCAGGTCAAGCTGGACGACATGGTGTCGCGTCTGCCGCGCATGTTCAGCGACCTGCCTCGGGCCACCGCCCAGGTGAAGCGCGTGCCCGCTGCCATCGAGGATGGCGCGCCGCTGGCCTATTACGAATCCCCGCCGCTGGAAGGCAACCGCGTCGGCACCATTTACTTCAACCTGCATGACACGGCCGAATGGCCCAAATGGTCGCTGCCCTCCACCCTGTATCATGAGGGCGTGCCGGGCCATCACCTGCAGGGCTCCATCGCGCAGGAGACGCCGGGCATCCCGCAATACCGCGCCAACATGTTCTTCTCCGGCTATGGCGAAGGCTGGGCGCTGTATGCCGAGCAGTTGGCGGATGAACTGGGCATGTACGATTCCGACCCGCTGGGCCGTATCGGCTATCTGAAGTTCCTGCTGTTCCGGGCCGGTCGCTGCGTCATCGACACCGGTATGCACCACAAGCGCTGGACCCGCGAGAAGGCGGTGGACTACATGGTGGACCTGACGGGCGATGCCCCCAGCGCCATGACGCGTGAGGTCGACCGCTACTGCGCCTGGCCGGGCCAGGCCTGCAGCTACAAGATCGGCCACACCATGTGGAATCGCTTGCGCGACCAGTCCCGGAAGGAGTTGGGACCGAAGTTCGACATCCATGACTTCCACCGGGTGGCACTGAACTCCGGCGCCGTGCCGTTGGACGTGCTGCAGGGCATGGTGGATGGCTACATAAAAAACAAGAAGGCCTGA
- a CDS encoding DUF2142 domain-containing protein produces the protein MRLKTLSFLRGGLLPILFLLVALPTCLVFVHQVPPGQVADEPAHIVRADSLLKGEWVGHSGPQPQPDGAIATVAGVDADTSYLWVTSLAPPHTQPVDPVRLARARTMDWTGVQDFVGVNTIATYMPIFYAPSALGLAVARQGGEGPFQAILVGRMANTLAYLALATAALALARRGRGLLFCMLAVPMALSLAASFNQDCLIIAASALAAALITRCDDGRRSPAYWAAAVLLALVIMVKPPYLPLAALLLLPLPAAWADVLRAGPARARLLGRVAVMVVVALPALAWTVFIQRGVALPVPRLAYEAGILWPGPRPAVFHGTDTAAQLHVLLAAPWRMLTLVWHTLRVPGHFRGLFLESIGVLGWLDLRLPKAVYGAWTLALLAAAWADIRLRAGAGARRVACAAWARVRWTEVALMVFAAWAAVEGIFLSQYLTWTSVGMPAVDGPQGRYFLPLFPLFILALPRPAQAGPGEGVVQPPHPLAWLAPALAATVTLALLPGALTGAYYSG, from the coding sequence ATGCGCCTTAAGACCCTTTCCTTTTTGCGCGGCGGCCTGCTGCCCATCCTGTTCCTGCTGGTGGCGCTGCCGACCTGCCTGGTGTTCGTGCACCAGGTGCCTCCGGGGCAGGTGGCGGACGAACCGGCGCACATCGTCCGCGCCGACAGCCTGCTGAAAGGCGAGTGGGTGGGCCATTCCGGCCCGCAGCCGCAACCCGATGGGGCCATCGCCACCGTCGCGGGCGTGGATGCCGACACCAGTTATCTGTGGGTGACCAGCTTGGCGCCGCCCCATACCCAGCCGGTGGATCCGGTGCGCCTTGCCCGGGCCCGCACGATGGACTGGACCGGGGTCCAGGATTTCGTCGGCGTGAATACCATCGCCACTTATATGCCCATCTTCTACGCACCGTCGGCCTTGGGGCTGGCCGTGGCGCGGCAAGGGGGGGAGGGGCCGTTCCAGGCTATCCTCGTGGGACGCATGGCCAATACCCTGGCTTATCTGGCGCTGGCCACGGCGGCACTGGCTCTGGCCAGGCGGGGGCGGGGACTGCTGTTCTGCATGCTGGCCGTGCCCATGGCGCTGTCGCTGGCGGCGTCCTTCAATCAGGATTGCCTGATCATCGCCGCCAGCGCGCTGGCGGCCGCCCTGATCACCCGCTGCGATGACGGCAGGCGCTCGCCCGCCTATTGGGCGGCGGCGGTCTTGCTGGCGTTGGTCATCATGGTGAAGCCGCCCTATCTGCCGCTGGCGGCACTGCTGCTGTTGCCGCTGCCTGCTGCCTGGGCCGACGTACTGCGCGCGGGGCCGGCGCGGGCCCGATTGCTGGGCCGGGTGGCCGTGATGGTCGTGGTGGCGCTGCCGGCGCTGGCGTGGACGGTCTTCATTCAGCGCGGCGTCGCCCTGCCCGTTCCGCGTCTGGCCTATGAAGCCGGCATCCTGTGGCCCGGGCCGCGACCGGCGGTGTTCCACGGCACCGACACGGCGGCGCAACTGCACGTGCTGCTGGCGGCGCCATGGCGCATGCTGACCCTGGTTTGGCACACCCTACGCGTTCCCGGCCATTTCCGTGGCCTGTTCCTGGAAAGCATCGGCGTGCTGGGCTGGTTGGATCTGCGCCTGCCCAAGGCCGTCTATGGCGCCTGGACACTGGCCCTGCTGGCGGCGGCTTGGGCCGACATCCGCCTGCGGGCGGGGGCCGGTGCGCGCAGGGTGGCCTGTGCCGCCTGGGCGCGGGTGCGCTGGACGGAGGTGGCGTTGATGGTCTTCGCCGCCTGGGCGGCGGTGGAGGGCATCTTCCTGTCGCAATATCTCACCTGGACCAGCGTCGGCATGCCGGCGGTGGACGGGCCCCAGGGCCGCTATTTCCTGCCGCTGTTCCCACTGTTCATCCTGGCGCTGCCCCGTCCGGCCCAGGCCGGACCGGGCGAGGGCGTGGTGCAGCCGCCGCACCCCCTGGCCTGGCTGGCGCCTGCGCTGGCGGCGACCGTGACCCTGGCCCTGCTGCCGGGCGCGCTGACGGGTGCCTACTATTCGGGCTGA